The Acetobacteroides hydrogenigenes genomic interval AACGCACAGGTCAAGAACCTAAAGAAGCACCTCTACTACCTGGCCTCCGACGAGCTTAACGGCCGCAGGGCGGGCAGCGAAGGACAAAAAAGGGCGGCCGCCTACATCGCCCAGCAGCTTAGTAAAAGCGGGGTGGCACCAATAGGCACCAAAGGGGCATCGCCCTACTACCAAAGCTTCGCGCTGCACCTTGCACCAGTTCAAGACCACTTTGCCGTAACGGCAACCATAAAAAGCACCTCGCAAAGGGTGTACATGCTCAACGATATGGTTGTGTTGTCGGCCAGAGGATTTGGCGACACCGAGGTTACCCCCTACATGGGCCCTACGGATGCGGCAAAGGGCAAAAGAAGCTATGTGCCGGTTGTAGAGGCCCAATCGATCGACGAGGGATTGGCCAAAATAGAGGAGGCCACCAAGGGCAAGGCAAAGGGGACCTTTATGCTGCTCCTGCCCAGCAAGAAGCTGATCGAGTTCAGGAAAAGCCGATTTGCCCTATCCAACCTGCTCCTACAATCGACCAACGACGCGGGCGACACCGTCTTCACCTCGCCCTTTACGCGATCGTTCAAGGCCAAAGAAAACGAGTACTACAGCCGAGCGCTCCCCTTTCTCGAGCGGCATCCGGCGCTCAACATCCTCCTAATCGACGAGATCTTTCTTAGGAAGCTATTCAAGAATAAGGAGCAGGAGGCCGACAGCCCCAACGCGGGGCTACGCCTAGGCGAAACCATCGAGTTCATTGGGCGCACGCCAGCCGATAAGCTAACAACGATTGGCACCGAAAACGTGGTGGGCCTTATAGAAGGAACCGACAAAAAGGACGAAGCGGTAATCCTCTGCGCCCACTACGACCACATCTACCAAAAATCGCTAAGGAAGACCGCTGATACCGATACCATTTACAACGGCGCCGACGATAACGCATCGGGCACCTCAGCCATTATGGAGGTTGCTCGCATGCTGGCACAGGCAAAAAAGAATGGGTACTCGCCCAAAAGAACCATTGTTGTAGCGGCATTTACGGCCGAAGAGATGGGGCTAATCGGATCGAGCTACATGGCCGAAAACCCCATCATTCCCCTAAGCAAAACAAGGATGGTGGTAAACCTCGACATGGTTGGCCGCACCAACCAAAGCCACACCGATACCAGCATGTACGTCTATCCCCTTGTACTTGGCAGCACCGACAGCACCTTTACGCACAAACTTAACCAAAACGCGAAGCGGGCAGGCATCGACATCAGCGGCAAGCTGGCCGATAGCGACAGGATGTCGTGGACCCATGGTTCCGATCATGCATCGTTCGTAAAAAAGAGCATCCCGGCAATCTCACTCACCACCGGTAAGCATCCCGACTACCACAAACCCTCCGACGAAGCAGATAAAATAAGCTATCCCCGATTGGAACGCATCACCAACTTTGCCTTCTACACCGTTTGGCAGCTGGCAAATGAGTAGAAGAGATACACGATTTGAGACACAAGAGGCAAGATATAGCTGAAAGATCTTGCCTCTTTTTATCATGAGTCTTAACAAAAAAAGGCCCCGAGATTTCTCTCGAGGCCTCTGTAAGATTGGCGACCACCTACTCTCCCGCTTGGTGTAGCAGTACCATCGGCGCTGGCGGGCTTAACGGCCCTGTTCGGAATGGGAAGGGGTGGAACCCCGCCGCCTAGTCACCTAAGTATTTTTCCAGATGTTAGACTTTAGATATTAGATGCTAGACTTCTTCGCCTAACCTCTTATCATCCGATCTAATGTCTAGTATCTGTTTTCATTCGGTTATAGTGCTAGATGCTTGTAGTGATGTTGACTACTTCTGGCGTAAGCCATCTAACATCTAACGTCTCAGATCTAATGTCCTTTTATAAAAAAGCCCCGATCAACAGATCGAGGCTCTATAGGTTTGGCGGCCACCTACTCTCCCGCTTGGTGTAGCAGTACCATCGGCGCTGGCGGGCTTAACGGCCCTGTTCGGAATGGGAAGGGGTGGAGCCCCGCCGCCTAGCCACCTAAGTCTTATTTTTAGACTTTAGTATTTAGTACCTAGACTTTAGACTTCACGGCATATGCCATTCGGTCTTCGTCTAACGTCTAAAATCTTGTATCTTTAGATTCTTGACATTCTTCGGACGAAGCGGCGTCTGCCCGCTAAGGGCGCGGCCCTCTCGGAGCTCTACTGGGCAATTAGTACCGCTCGGCTGAGCGCCTTA includes:
- a CDS encoding M28 family metallopeptidase, which gives rise to MKKYLTLTLLLHLAYIGSAQENVPAANAQVKNLKKHLYYLASDELNGRRAGSEGQKRAAAYIAQQLSKSGVAPIGTKGASPYYQSFALHLAPVQDHFAVTATIKSTSQRVYMLNDMVVLSARGFGDTEVTPYMGPTDAAKGKRSYVPVVEAQSIDEGLAKIEEATKGKAKGTFMLLLPSKKLIEFRKSRFALSNLLLQSTNDAGDTVFTSPFTRSFKAKENEYYSRALPFLERHPALNILLIDEIFLRKLFKNKEQEADSPNAGLRLGETIEFIGRTPADKLTTIGTENVVGLIEGTDKKDEAVILCAHYDHIYQKSLRKTADTDTIYNGADDNASGTSAIMEVARMLAQAKKNGYSPKRTIVVAAFTAEEMGLIGSSYMAENPIIPLSKTRMVVNLDMVGRTNQSHTDTSMYVYPLVLGSTDSTFTHKLNQNAKRAGIDISGKLADSDRMSWTHGSDHASFVKKSIPAISLTTGKHPDYHKPSDEADKISYPRLERITNFAFYTVWQLANE